The genomic DNA GTAAAGCTGCGCAAGACTGCGTCCGGCGGATATTCCGCGGTGAGTCTTGCGCGCAAGGCTCACGACGGGCAACTCCGCCGTGGTTTCTTATTATCTCGCTTAGCGCTTCTTGCGGTTGGCGATGTGGATGGCGCCGCCATTCACTGCCAACGCTGCTTCGTGCAACGCTTCGGACAGGGTCGGATGGGAGAAGACCATCATGCCCAGGTCCTCGGCACTGGTGCCGAATTCCATACCGATTGCGCCTTGCTGAACCAGTTCTGCAGCGCTTGGGCCAATCACGTGGACGCCCAATACGCGGTCAGTCTTGGCATCAGCGATGACTTTGACAAAACCACCGGTGTCGTTGGCTGCCATGGCACGGCCAGAAGCGGCAAACGGGAAGGTGCCGACGTTAACTTCAACGCCTTCAGCTTTCAACTGCTGTTCGTTCTTGCCGACCCATGCAATTTCCGGGTGGGTGTAGATAACCGATGGGATCAGGTCGTAGTTCATCTGGGTTTTGTGGCCCTTGATGCGCTCGACAACCATGATGCCTTCTTCGGAAGCCTTGTGCGCCAGCATCATGCCGCGCACCACGTCGCCGATGGCGTAGACGCCAGGCACGGTGGTCGCGCAGTGATCGTCAACGTGGATGAAACCACGCTCGTCGATGTTCACGCCGCTGTCGGAAGCCAGCAGGTCGGTGGTCACCGGGCGGCGACCCACGGCTACGATCAGCTTGTCGAAGGTGATGGTTTTTTCGCCATCTTTGTCGGTGTAGTTAACAACGACTTCTTCGCCATTAACTTTCGAGCCAGTTACGCGAGCGCCCAGCTTGATGTCCAGACCTTGCTTGGTCAGGGTTTTCAGCGCTTCTTTGGACACTGCGGTGTCGGCAGCCAGCAGGAACGTGTCCAAAGCTTCCAGAACGGTCACTTCAGCACCCAGGCGGGACCATACCGAACCCAGTTCCAGACCGATCACGCCAGCGCCGATCACGCCCAGACGTTTTGGAACCGATTGGAATTCCAGGGCGCCGGTCGAATCAACGATCACGTTGTTGTCGACTGGAGCGGGTGGAATGTCGATCGGGCGCGAGCCTGGTGCCAGGATCACGTTTTCGGCTTCGATCACTTCAACCGAACCGTCCGGCTTGGTGATTTCAACTTTCTTGCCGGCCAGCAGTTTGCCGTGGCCTTGCAGGGAAGTGACGCCGTTGGCCTTGAACAGGGTGGCAACGCCGGAAGTCAGGCCTTTAACGATGTTGGCTTTACGGCCGACCATTGCTGGCACGTCCATGGTCACGCCAGCATGGTTGATGCCGTGGATCGCGAAACCGTCTTGGGCTTCGTGGAATTTCCAGGAGCTGTCCAGCAGCGCCTTGGAAGGAATGCAGCCAACGTTCAGGCAGGTACCGCCCAGCGCCAGTTTGCCTTCCTTGTCGGTGTATTTTTCGATGCAAGCAGTCGAGAGGCCCAGTTGTGCGGCCTTGATGGCGGCAACGTAGCCGCCAGGACCTGCACCAATCACTACAACGTCAAATTTCTGCGACATGAAAATAGTTCCTCTATTTAGCAGCAAGCTTTCAAGCCGCAAGCCCGGGGTCAAGCCGCCTCATCCGGCAGTTCGCCCCCAGGCCTGCAGCTGCTTCTATCAGATATCCAGCAGCAGACGAGCCGGGTCTTCCAGCAGGTTCTTGATGGTCACCAGGAAAGTCACGGCTTCTTTACCATCGATCAGGCGGTGATCGTACGACAGCGCCAGGTACATCATCGGGCGGATCACGACTTGGCCGTTGATGGCCATCGGACGCTGGATGATGT from Pseudomonas tolaasii NCPPB 2192 includes the following:
- the lpdA gene encoding dihydrolipoyl dehydrogenase, which codes for MSQKFDVVVIGAGPGGYVAAIKAAQLGLSTACIEKYTDKEGKLALGGTCLNVGCIPSKALLDSSWKFHEAQDGFAIHGINHAGVTMDVPAMVGRKANIVKGLTSGVATLFKANGVTSLQGHGKLLAGKKVEITKPDGSVEVIEAENVILAPGSRPIDIPPAPVDNNVIVDSTGALEFQSVPKRLGVIGAGVIGLELGSVWSRLGAEVTVLEALDTFLLAADTAVSKEALKTLTKQGLDIKLGARVTGSKVNGEEVVVNYTDKDGEKTITFDKLIVAVGRRPVTTDLLASDSGVNIDERGFIHVDDHCATTVPGVYAIGDVVRGMMLAHKASEEGIMVVERIKGHKTQMNYDLIPSVIYTHPEIAWVGKNEQQLKAEGVEVNVGTFPFAASGRAMAANDTGGFVKVIADAKTDRVLGVHVIGPSAAELVQQGAIGMEFGTSAEDLGMMVFSHPTLSEALHEAALAVNGGAIHIANRKKR